The Aggregatilinea lenta genome includes a region encoding these proteins:
- a CDS encoding succinate--CoA ligase subunit alpha, protein MAILIDATKRVLVQGITGREGLARTRLMASYGTQVVAGVTPGKGGQTIESIPVYDTVGEAWEQSGPIDISVLFIPAPLVKSAALESIAAGVKLLVIVPDRVPIYDVLEIADAAQRAGAQFVGPNTLGVLSPGQGVLGMMGGRAASAREWFFPGPVGISSRSGGITTSMAYYLAQAGIGASTLVHVGGDPIVGLPHPAVMRLFEQDPATKAIVLFGEIGTSQEEQVADLIEAGELTKPVIAYIGGKSARSGTRFSHAGAIIEGGRGTHEGKVARLRDAGATVVDAFNDIPAAARDVLERIGALDTKGAFRERA, encoded by the coding sequence ATGGCGATCCTCATTGATGCGACGAAACGCGTGCTGGTGCAGGGCATCACCGGGCGCGAAGGGTTGGCGCGCACGCGCCTGATGGCGTCCTATGGCACACAGGTCGTGGCGGGCGTCACGCCGGGCAAGGGCGGCCAGACGATCGAGAGCATCCCCGTTTACGACACCGTGGGCGAAGCCTGGGAACAGTCCGGCCCGATCGACATCAGCGTGCTGTTCATCCCCGCGCCGCTGGTCAAAAGCGCCGCGCTGGAATCCATCGCCGCCGGGGTGAAGCTGCTGGTCATCGTGCCCGACCGCGTACCGATCTACGACGTACTCGAAATCGCGGATGCCGCGCAGCGCGCCGGAGCGCAGTTCGTCGGCCCGAACACACTCGGCGTGCTCAGCCCCGGCCAGGGCGTTCTCGGCATGATGGGCGGGCGCGCCGCCAGCGCCCGCGAATGGTTTTTCCCCGGCCCGGTCGGCATCTCCAGCCGCAGCGGGGGCATCACCACCAGCATGGCGTACTATCTCGCCCAGGCGGGCATCGGCGCCTCGACGCTGGTGCACGTCGGCGGCGATCCGATCGTCGGCCTGCCCCATCCCGCCGTGATGCGCCTCTTCGAGCAGGACCCGGCCACGAAAGCGATTGTGTTGTTCGGGGAAATCGGCACGTCGCAGGAAGAACAGGTCGCGGATTTGATCGAAGCGGGCGAACTGACCAAGCCGGTGATCGCCTACATCGGAGGCAAGAGCGCGCGCAGCGGGACGCGCTTCAGCCACGCGGGCGCGATCATCGAGGGCGGGCGCGGCACGCACGAGGGCAAAGTCGCCCGGCTGCGCGACGCGGGCGCGACGGTCGTGGATGCCTTCAACGACATCCCCGCCGCCGCGCGCGACGTGCTGGAACGCATCGGCGCACTGGACACGAAAGGGGCTTTTCGTGAGCGAGCATGA
- a CDS encoding ATP-grasp domain-containing protein, whose product MAKLHEYQGKALLAQFGIPIPRGGVAASAGEARTLAAEIGGPVVIKAQAWVTGRAGMGAIRFADDPAAAGDAAAAILGMTIGHFPVEQVMVEERLDIAQEFYAGVIIDDQSRAPVMIFSSLGGSGVEVIAREHPDRVARQAIDIRLGLRDFEARELVRRTELHGDLLLKLGGFLPKLYDAARHYDARAAEINPLVLTADGRLVAADCRFTIDDYAVFRHPELEISFARELDRPPTPLEKIAWDVERGDYRGTFFFIQMEQEFASGQGVVGFHGAGGGGSMMSMDALQAHGLRIANFVDTSGNPPASKVYRAARIILSQPGIDGYFASGSGVASQEQFHSARALVKAFLEEPLAVPAVIRLGGNAEEQAIAILQRAQPELPVPVEAYGKDDSPDFCAARLRDLIPEGSAAPGATSGYARRDPQEPYSFETITGGTVTLDHARCRNCESKACIASCVPQILSLDGDVPVLNITRDAAKRGGCIECLACEVECYFEGNKGGYVDLPIAGLDAYRAQQGKVTHGDPH is encoded by the coding sequence ATGGCAAAACTGCACGAATATCAGGGCAAGGCGCTGCTGGCGCAGTTTGGCATCCCGATCCCGCGCGGCGGGGTCGCGGCCAGCGCCGGTGAGGCGCGCACGCTTGCGGCGGAGATCGGCGGACCGGTCGTGATCAAGGCCCAGGCGTGGGTGACCGGGCGCGCCGGGATGGGCGCGATCCGCTTCGCGGACGATCCGGCGGCGGCGGGCGATGCGGCAGCGGCCATCCTCGGCATGACCATCGGCCACTTCCCCGTCGAGCAGGTGATGGTCGAGGAGCGGCTGGACATCGCCCAGGAATTTTACGCGGGCGTGATCATCGACGACCAGTCCCGCGCTCCGGTCATGATCTTCAGCAGTCTGGGCGGCTCCGGCGTGGAAGTCATCGCGCGCGAGCATCCCGACCGCGTTGCGCGGCAGGCCATCGACATCCGCCTCGGCCTGCGCGATTTCGAAGCACGCGAGCTGGTCCGGCGCACCGAGCTGCACGGCGATTTGCTGCTCAAGCTGGGCGGCTTCCTGCCGAAGCTCTACGACGCCGCCCGGCACTACGACGCGCGTGCGGCGGAGATCAACCCGTTGGTGCTGACCGCCGATGGCCGTCTGGTGGCGGCGGACTGCCGCTTCACCATCGACGACTACGCCGTGTTCCGCCACCCGGAGCTTGAGATCAGCTTCGCGCGCGAGCTGGATCGCCCGCCGACGCCGCTGGAGAAAATCGCCTGGGACGTGGAGCGCGGCGACTATCGCGGCACGTTCTTTTTCATCCAGATGGAGCAGGAGTTCGCCTCCGGTCAGGGCGTAGTCGGCTTCCACGGGGCGGGCGGCGGCGGCAGCATGATGAGCATGGACGCGCTGCAAGCGCACGGCCTGCGCATCGCCAACTTCGTGGACACGAGCGGCAATCCGCCCGCCAGCAAGGTTTACCGCGCGGCGCGCATCATCCTCAGCCAGCCCGGCATCGACGGCTATTTCGCCAGCGGCAGCGGCGTCGCCAGCCAGGAGCAGTTCCATTCCGCCCGCGCGCTGGTCAAGGCGTTTCTGGAAGAACCGCTGGCCGTCCCGGCGGTGATCCGGCTCGGCGGCAATGCGGAAGAACAGGCCATCGCCATCTTGCAGCGCGCCCAGCCGGAACTGCCCGTGCCGGTCGAAGCCTACGGCAAAGACGACTCGCCCGATTTTTGCGCCGCCCGCCTGCGCGACCTGATCCCGGAAGGCAGCGCCGCGCCCGGCGCGACGTCCGGTTACGCCCGGCGAGATCCGCAGGAGCCATACAGCTTCGAGACGATCACGGGCGGCACAGTCACGCTCGATCACGCCCGCTGCCGCAACTGCGAAAGCAAAGCATGCATCGCATCGTGCGTGCCGCAGATCCTATCGCTCGACGGCGATGTGCCGGTGCTGAACATCACCCGCGACGCAGCCAAACGCGGCGGCTGCATCGAGTGCCTGGCCTGCGAAGTCGAGTGCTATTTCGAGGGCAACAAGGGCGGGTATGTCGATCTGCCCATCGCCGGATTGGACGCGTACCGCGCGCAGCAGGGGAAGGTGACGCATGGCGATCCTCATTGA
- a CDS encoding ADP-ribosylglycohydrolase family protein: MVSIPTDYDERVYAGWVGKCVGVRFGAPLEGWTYDDIRSNLGTVDTYLNEAPGKLFKPDDDTALPMILIRALQDYGASPDLTAQQIADTWLNYLGDQHGTLWWGGYGVSTEHTAYLNLTSGIPAPRSGSIAQNGAALAEQIGGQIFSDIWGLVAPGNPALAADLAARASSVSHDGNGIYGGRFIAALVSAAFTERDPLTLIEIGLSLVPAESEFARVTRAMVDFYHAHPGDWRACYAYLKANFGYDRYPGEVHIIPNAGVVAMALAYGEGDFTRTIQIANMAGWDTDCNVGNVGAIMGVVVGLDGIEWRWREPMNDLLVAASIIGTRNLLTIPQCADLFCTLGRALAGGPAAPARPRYHFHYPGSTSNFHAEGERGRVIDLRQSMLADPNGTLQASVRKLNKKGELRIYTDTYLRPGMLNGNYYGATFTPLIHPGQTVTAEVFVPADAPDNLHAGLFVTDDHYKETHQSPGELLTPGAWHTLCYTVPELAGACLSRVGVVVRNLGENWETGAFHLRALDWSGDPAYAVDFARERAEGSCISQWTKLRGYWRLEDGAYHGSGIGLCETYTGDIAWRDYTVTAVLVPLIGDHHYVNVRMQGAQRSYACGLGPDGTLAIYRKQGQDYERVAWAAFAWQHGARYTLRVTAQQNTITVEAHGDEGRTVLAFTDPAPYLSGQIGLSTWHGSHTRCEALNVAPAVGEMEA; the protein is encoded by the coding sequence ATGGTTAGCATACCTACTGACTACGACGAGCGGGTTTATGCAGGCTGGGTCGGCAAGTGTGTCGGCGTGCGGTTCGGCGCGCCGCTCGAAGGCTGGACCTATGACGACATCCGCAGCAACCTGGGCACGGTAGACACCTACCTGAACGAAGCGCCCGGCAAGCTGTTCAAGCCCGACGACGACACGGCCCTGCCGATGATCCTGATCCGCGCGCTGCAAGACTACGGCGCGTCGCCGGACCTGACCGCCCAGCAGATCGCGGACACGTGGCTGAACTACCTGGGCGACCAGCACGGCACGCTGTGGTGGGGCGGCTACGGCGTCTCGACTGAGCACACCGCTTACCTCAACCTGACCAGCGGCATCCCCGCGCCCCGCAGCGGCTCGATTGCGCAGAACGGCGCGGCGCTCGCGGAGCAGATCGGCGGGCAGATCTTCAGCGATATCTGGGGCCTCGTCGCGCCCGGCAATCCGGCGCTGGCGGCGGACCTCGCCGCACGCGCATCGAGCGTCTCCCACGATGGCAACGGCATTTACGGCGGGCGCTTCATCGCGGCGCTGGTCAGCGCCGCATTCACGGAGCGCGATCCGCTCACCCTGATCGAGATCGGCCTGTCGCTCGTCCCGGCGGAGTCCGAGTTCGCCCGCGTCACGCGCGCGATGGTCGATTTCTATCACGCCCATCCCGGCGACTGGCGCGCCTGTTACGCCTATTTGAAAGCCAACTTCGGCTACGACCGCTATCCCGGCGAGGTGCACATCATCCCCAACGCGGGCGTGGTGGCAATGGCCCTGGCGTACGGCGAAGGCGATTTCACACGCACGATCCAGATCGCCAACATGGCCGGGTGGGACACCGACTGCAACGTCGGCAACGTCGGCGCGATTATGGGTGTGGTCGTCGGCCTGGACGGCATCGAATGGCGCTGGCGCGAACCGATGAACGATCTGCTGGTCGCGGCCAGCATCATCGGCACGCGCAACCTGCTGACTATTCCCCAATGCGCGGACCTGTTCTGCACGCTGGGTCGCGCGCTGGCGGGCGGACCCGCAGCCCCGGCGCGTCCCCGCTACCACTTCCACTATCCCGGCTCGACCTCGAACTTCCACGCGGAAGGCGAGCGCGGGCGCGTGATCGATCTGCGACAGTCCATGCTGGCCGATCCGAACGGGACATTGCAAGCCAGCGTGCGTAAGCTCAACAAAAAGGGCGAGCTGCGCATCTACACCGACACCTACCTGCGCCCCGGCATGCTCAATGGCAACTACTACGGCGCGACCTTCACGCCGCTGATCCACCCCGGCCAGACCGTCACGGCGGAGGTTTTCGTCCCTGCGGACGCGCCGGACAATCTGCACGCGGGCCTGTTCGTCACTGACGATCATTATAAGGAGACGCACCAGTCTCCCGGCGAGCTGCTCACCCCTGGCGCATGGCACACCCTGTGTTACACCGTGCCGGAGCTGGCGGGCGCGTGCCTCTCACGCGTAGGCGTCGTGGTGCGCAACCTGGGCGAGAATTGGGAAACGGGCGCGTTCCACCTGCGCGCGCTGGACTGGTCCGGCGATCCGGCCTATGCCGTCGATTTTGCGCGGGAGCGCGCCGAAGGCAGCTGCATCAGCCAGTGGACCAAGCTGCGCGGCTATTGGCGGCTCGAAGACGGCGCGTATCACGGCAGCGGGATCGGCCTGTGCGAGACGTACACGGGCGACATCGCATGGCGCGACTATACGGTGACGGCGGTCCTCGTCCCGCTGATTGGCGATCACCATTACGTCAATGTGCGCATGCAGGGCGCGCAGCGCTCCTATGCCTGCGGCCTGGGGCCGGACGGCACCCTGGCGATTTACCGCAAGCAGGGCCAGGACTACGAGCGCGTCGCCTGGGCGGCGTTCGCGTGGCAGCACGGCGCGCGTTATACGCTGCGCGTCACGGCGCAGCAAAACACCATTACGGTCGAGGCGCACGGCGACGAAGGCCGCACCGTGCTGGCCTTCACCGATCCCGCACCCTATCTCAGCGGTCAAATCGGCCTTTCGACGTGGCACGGCAGCCATACCCGCTGCGAAGCGCTCAACGTTGCGCCCGCCGTGGGTGAAATGGAAGCGTAA
- a CDS encoding ABC transporter substrate-binding protein: MNKRTWIILLVIVAMLVPAAAIQAQDDEPVTITWWSTERGRDTAATRDLHFQLARAFEESHPGISVAVSLFPSRAFNTRVATAIAAGEGPDIWTTYYAADVANQGFLEDLTPYIESSELINPEDDWFPVAQQRTVYEGDYYGIPRDAVAAFIAYNKDIFDAAGVAYPEADWTVEDYRQLALQLTDAENDQYGIGAINGGEGCMMWSPMSFNLGTDVISPDGKDVVGYMDTPEAVEAWSYCLSLITEDKVSAPAELQDQYGELVFLSGSVAMQSVSNWELPALMEDATFNWGVVAPPRYSADEPGIAWTDSYAHYMWSDSKHKDAAWQFIEWLGAHDAQLMAAEAGIWPSNSPAVWQELGWDTDPILSVPYAELQKETRVANYLRSQYFWDCVYPAFDNVRVRWVQNGERDLESMLSEEAQTAQFCLDDNYDF; the protein is encoded by the coding sequence ATGAACAAGCGCACATGGATTATTCTGCTGGTGATCGTCGCCATGCTGGTTCCGGCGGCAGCGATCCAGGCCCAGGACGACGAACCCGTCACCATCACGTGGTGGAGCACCGAACGCGGGCGCGACACCGCCGCCACGCGCGACCTGCACTTCCAACTGGCCCGCGCCTTCGAAGAATCGCATCCCGGCATCAGCGTCGCCGTCTCGCTGTTCCCCAGCCGTGCCTTTAACACCCGCGTCGCCACCGCGATTGCAGCGGGCGAAGGCCCCGATATCTGGACCACCTACTACGCGGCGGACGTGGCGAATCAGGGTTTCCTGGAAGACCTCACGCCCTACATCGAATCGTCCGAGTTGATCAATCCTGAAGACGACTGGTTCCCCGTCGCGCAGCAGCGCACGGTCTACGAAGGCGACTACTACGGCATCCCGCGCGATGCTGTGGCCGCGTTTATCGCCTACAATAAGGACATCTTCGACGCGGCGGGCGTGGCCTATCCCGAAGCTGACTGGACGGTCGAAGACTATCGCCAGCTCGCGCTGCAGCTCACCGACGCGGAGAACGACCAGTACGGCATCGGCGCGATCAACGGTGGCGAAGGCTGCATGATGTGGTCGCCCATGTCGTTCAACCTGGGGACGGACGTGATCAGCCCCGATGGCAAGGATGTCGTGGGCTATATGGATACGCCCGAAGCAGTCGAGGCGTGGAGCTACTGCCTGAGCCTCATCACCGAAGACAAGGTATCTGCCCCGGCGGAGCTGCAGGATCAGTACGGCGAGCTGGTGTTCCTGTCCGGCAGCGTCGCCATGCAGTCGGTGTCCAACTGGGAACTGCCCGCGCTGATGGAAGACGCTACCTTCAACTGGGGCGTCGTCGCACCGCCGCGCTACAGCGCCGACGAGCCGGGCATCGCCTGGACCGACTCCTACGCCCACTATATGTGGTCGGACAGCAAGCACAAGGACGCCGCGTGGCAGTTCATCGAGTGGCTGGGCGCGCATGACGCGCAGCTCATGGCCGCCGAAGCAGGCATCTGGCCGTCGAACAGCCCCGCCGTCTGGCAGGAACTCGGTTGGGACACGGACCCGATCCTCAGCGTGCCCTACGCCGAGCTGCAAAAGGAAACACGCGTCGCCAACTACCTGCGCTCGCAGTACTTCTGGGACTGCGTCTATCCCGCGTTCGACAACGTGCGCGTACGCTGGGTCCAGAACGGCGAGCGTGATCTCGAATCGATGTTGAGCGAAGAAGCGCAGACGGCGCAGTTCTGCCTGGACGACAACTACGACTTCTAA
- a CDS encoding carbohydrate ABC transporter permease, which translates to MQLSNRFHMGLRGQQRFNNLSGYTVLMVLAAVFMVPLYWMFSTALKTQTQTFAIPPEWIPSPAKWDNFSAVFDEVPFARFYANTLFLVAANIAGHLVSVTVVAYGFARLRFPGRNILFLVMLSTLMIPYQVTLVPRFIMFSKLGLINTYWPLILPAFTGSPFLIFLVRQYMMSIPFDLDEAAYIDGASRFDVFWRIILPLTRPALMLVIVFTFIDVWNDFLQPLIYLNDPNMFTVSLGLSFFQGARETNWNLLMAGSVLAMIPPLILFFFAQKQLIGGISVDGLKG; encoded by the coding sequence ATGCAGCTTTCCAACCGCTTTCACATGGGTCTGCGCGGGCAGCAGCGCTTCAATAACCTTTCCGGTTACACGGTCCTGATGGTGCTGGCCGCCGTATTTATGGTCCCGCTGTACTGGATGTTCTCGACGGCGCTCAAGACACAAACGCAGACCTTCGCCATCCCGCCGGAATGGATCCCCAGCCCGGCCAAATGGGACAACTTCTCGGCGGTGTTCGACGAAGTGCCGTTCGCGCGGTTCTACGCCAACACGCTGTTCCTGGTCGCGGCCAACATCGCCGGGCACCTCGTCTCGGTAACGGTAGTTGCCTACGGCTTTGCGCGGCTGCGTTTCCCTGGGCGTAACATCCTGTTCCTGGTCATGCTCTCGACGCTGATGATCCCCTATCAGGTGACGCTCGTTCCGCGCTTCATCATGTTCTCGAAGCTGGGCCTCATCAACACCTACTGGCCGCTGATCTTGCCCGCCTTCACGGGCAGCCCGTTCCTGATCTTCCTGGTGCGCCAGTACATGATGAGCATCCCGTTCGACCTGGACGAAGCCGCCTACATCGACGGCGCGAGCCGCTTCGACGTCTTCTGGCGCATCATCCTGCCGCTCACCCGTCCCGCGCTGATGCTGGTGATCGTGTTCACCTTCATCGACGTGTGGAACGACTTCTTGCAGCCGCTGATCTACCTCAACGATCCGAATATGTTTACCGTCTCTCTCGGCCTGAGCTTCTTCCAGGGCGCGCGCGAAACCAACTGGAATCTGCTGATGGCCGGGTCGGTCCTGGCGATGATTCCGCCGCTGATCCTGTTCTTCTTCGCGCAGAAGCAGTTGATCGGGGGCATTTCGGTCGATGGTTTGAAAGGGTAA
- a CDS encoding carbohydrate ABC transporter permease, whose product MSVLTKRFTQSWTQLSDSERREALAGYLFISPWIVGFIVFFAGPIIASFFLSFTRWNIVGTPQWVGLDNYERIFTADPYFRKAVMVTLKYAVIYLPLEVLCGIGIAVVLNQKLRAIGLFRTMYYMPYIVPKVASSLVWVWVLNPRYGLVNTMLNGLGIDGPRWLSDPDWVLPSIILMSLWGVGGSAVIYLAGLQNVPDQLYEAASVDGANRVQKFVRITLPMLSPTIFFQVVLGLIGTFQTFTPAFIAAGRSGGPLQSGLFYMLYIYNRSFESMRMGYGSALAWIMTAFIMVITLVVFRSSSYWVYYEAERKRTK is encoded by the coding sequence ATGAGTGTCCTGACCAAACGCTTCACCCAAAGTTGGACACAGCTTTCCGACAGCGAGCGGCGCGAAGCCCTGGCCGGTTACCTGTTCATTTCGCCGTGGATCGTCGGCTTCATCGTGTTCTTCGCGGGGCCGATCATCGCGTCGTTCTTCCTGAGCTTCACGCGCTGGAACATCGTCGGCACGCCGCAGTGGGTCGGGTTGGACAACTACGAGCGCATTTTCACCGCCGACCCGTACTTCCGCAAGGCGGTGATGGTCACGTTGAAATATGCCGTGATCTATCTGCCCCTGGAGGTCCTCTGCGGCATCGGGATCGCGGTCGTGCTCAACCAGAAGCTGCGCGCTATCGGCCTGTTCCGCACCATGTATTACATGCCCTATATCGTGCCCAAAGTTGCCAGCTCGCTGGTGTGGGTATGGGTGCTCAACCCGCGCTATGGGCTGGTCAACACGATGCTGAACGGGCTGGGCATCGACGGTCCGCGCTGGCTGAGCGATCCCGACTGGGTGCTGCCGAGCATCATCCTGATGTCGCTGTGGGGCGTGGGCGGCAGCGCGGTGATCTACCTCGCCGGGCTGCAAAACGTGCCCGATCAGCTTTACGAGGCCGCCTCAGTCGATGGCGCGAACCGCGTGCAGAAGTTCGTCAGGATTACGCTGCCCATGCTCTCCCCGACGATCTTCTTCCAGGTGGTGCTCGGGTTGATTGGCACGTTCCAGACGTTCACCCCGGCCTTCATCGCCGCCGGGCGCAGCGGCGGGCCGCTGCAATCGGGCCTGTTCTACATGCTGTACATCTACAACCGCTCGTTCGAGTCGATGCGCATGGGCTACGGGTCCGCGCTGGCCTGGATCATGACCGCATTCATCATGGTCATTACGCTGGTGGTATTCCGCAGCTCAAGCTACTGGGTTTATTACGAAGCGGAGCGCAAGAGGACCAAATAA
- a CDS encoding ADP-ribosylglycohydrolase family protein, whose amino-acid sequence MRTQDELHQDKASYVSKAKGCLIGLATGDAMGDLGRSDAYRSRYGIVTTLYPGAKSTDDTEFGLLTARALLDCGGDLTPDAVLAAWKTHIIDQGGIFDRAGKPLYGAVENIKRGVLPPLSGRDNVQNNDDGAAMRVAPIGIVAAGDPVRAAELARIDAEISHYADGIWAAQAVAAAIAVAMVDGSTDDILMAARDYIPTDSWLGRSFDRAMAICDAAESVEDAWEDLHTALWTPVHSMSAEAVPQMFAIFRLTDGDFRKGMFWACNFGRDADSIAAMCGALSGARHGLDVIPARWVEQVRVASGVSLKFVMDEDVIALAEALVELAL is encoded by the coding sequence ATGCGCACGCAGGACGAGCTGCACCAGGACAAAGCAAGTTACGTCAGTAAGGCCAAAGGCTGCCTGATCGGGCTGGCGACCGGGGACGCGATGGGCGACCTCGGACGCAGCGACGCCTATCGCAGCCGCTATGGCATCGTCACCACCCTGTATCCTGGTGCGAAGAGCACGGACGACACCGAGTTCGGGCTGCTAACGGCCCGCGCGCTGCTCGACTGCGGCGGCGACCTCACGCCCGACGCGGTGCTGGCCGCGTGGAAGACGCACATCATCGACCAGGGCGGCATCTTCGACCGCGCGGGCAAGCCGCTCTATGGCGCGGTGGAAAACATCAAGCGCGGCGTCCTGCCACCGCTCTCCGGCAGGGACAACGTGCAGAACAACGACGACGGGGCGGCGATGCGCGTCGCACCGATCGGCATCGTCGCGGCGGGCGATCCGGTCCGCGCGGCAGAGCTAGCCCGCATCGACGCCGAGATCAGCCACTACGCGGATGGCATCTGGGCGGCGCAAGCCGTCGCGGCAGCGATTGCCGTGGCGATGGTGGATGGCTCCACGGACGACATTCTGATGGCAGCGCGTGACTACATCCCCACCGACAGCTGGCTGGGGCGTTCGTTCGACCGCGCGATGGCGATCTGCGATGCGGCGGAGTCGGTCGAAGACGCCTGGGAAGACCTGCACACGGCGCTGTGGACGCCCGTGCACTCGATGAGTGCCGAGGCCGTGCCGCAGATGTTCGCCATCTTCCGCCTGACGGACGGCGATTTCCGCAAGGGCATGTTCTGGGCGTGCAACTTTGGCCGCGACGCCGACAGCATCGCCGCCATGTGCGGGGCGCTCTCCGGCGCGCGCCACGGCCTCGACGTGATCCCGGCGCGCTGGGTCGAGCAGGTGCGCGTGGCGAGCGGCGTCAGCCTGAAGTTCGTCATGGACGAAGACGTGATCGCGCTGGCGGAGGCGCTGGTCGAGCTGGCGCTCTAG
- a CDS encoding LacI family DNA-binding transcriptional regulator, whose protein sequence is MRLKQPTIKDVARLAGVSKTTVGRVISGEQDRVSEDTRSRVHAAIQMLGYERNSIASSLRTDQTFIVALSIPDIMNPFWPEVARGVQDTFEVQGYTVALLNSDWDATREANHLQTVRRNRFDGIVLNPIKITNNELKSLSTPAVLLGSGDDYPDFDSVGSNSAGAVYTAMRHLIELGHTRIGLIAGVSQRSHRDMRYQCYADMHYQAGLALDESLVVRAPYSRTGGADAMRQLLSLPHPPTAVLAGNDILAIGALLAAQGAGLTVPVDLSIIGIDDIYAAATTSPPLTTVAKPKYEIGVQAANLLLEKIRGVKHDVPQKLLLDGHLQIRQTTSAPA, encoded by the coding sequence ATGCGCTTAAAACAGCCCACGATTAAAGATGTTGCGCGTCTGGCGGGCGTGTCCAAGACGACCGTCGGACGGGTCATCAGCGGCGAGCAGGACCGCGTGAGCGAAGACACACGCTCGCGCGTGCACGCCGCGATCCAGATGCTGGGCTACGAGCGTAACAGTATCGCCAGCAGCCTGCGCACCGACCAGACCTTCATCGTGGCGCTGTCGATCCCCGACATCATGAACCCATTCTGGCCCGAAGTGGCGCGCGGCGTGCAGGACACCTTCGAGGTCCAGGGTTACACGGTCGCGCTGCTCAACAGTGACTGGGACGCCACGCGCGAGGCGAATCACCTCCAGACCGTGCGCCGCAACCGCTTCGACGGCATCGTGCTCAACCCCATCAAGATCACCAACAACGAGCTGAAGTCGCTCAGCACCCCGGCGGTGCTGCTCGGCTCCGGCGACGATTATCCCGACTTCGACTCGGTCGGCAGCAATTCCGCGGGCGCGGTGTATACCGCCATGCGCCACCTGATCGAGCTGGGGCACACGCGCATCGGCCTAATCGCGGGTGTTTCGCAGCGCAGCCACCGCGACATGCGCTACCAGTGTTACGCGGACATGCATTACCAAGCCGGGCTGGCGCTGGACGAGTCGCTGGTGGTGCGCGCGCCCTATTCACGTACCGGCGGCGCGGACGCCATGCGCCAGCTGTTGAGCCTGCCCCACCCACCCACAGCGGTTTTGGCCGGGAACGACATCCTCGCGATTGGCGCGCTGCTGGCGGCGCAAGGTGCGGGTCTCACCGTGCCGGTCGACCTGTCGATCATCGGCATCGACGACATCTACGCCGCCGCGACGACCTCACCGCCGCTGACCACCGTCGCCAAGCCCAAGTACGAGATCGGCGTGCAGGCGGCGAACCTGCTGCTGGAAAAGATCCGGGGCGTCAAACACGACGTACCGCAGAAGCTGCTGCTGGACGGGCATTTACAGATCCGGCAGACGACCAGCGCACCCGCTTGA